Sequence from the Rubinisphaera margarita genome:
AGATCGCTGACCTTCACCTTGCGCAGCTGACGAAGTTCGTCGTTGTCCCAGCGATCGTCCGGAGCTCCGGAGACGAACCAGTCGCTGCCGTTGTCGGCCAGGATCATGCCGTAGCGTTTCAGGCAGGTGAGAATCACTTTCACATCGTCGGCGTAGCCGGTCAGGTCGAAGTCTTTCCGTAATCGGACGCGCATTCCCAGAGGTGGCAACAGCGGATGTTCGTTGCTGCTGGCCCAGTGGGACGCGGGTGACACGAATGCGCGTCGCGTTTCGGCCAGCGTGAAGCGAATGGCGTGTCGGATCTCCTTCAGTTCGCCGACTTCATCGTAGCGGACCAGACCGGGAAAAATCGGCAGGCCGGCGGCATCGGCGCTCGTCCAGCCTTTCGGGCGAACGGTATTGTTCTTCAGATCGAAAATCGCTCCGCTGTCCGCGATCCAGCGAGCTCCCCCCGCCTGAGGAAACGCCCGGAACAGTTCGTAAAGCACCATATTATCCCGATCGATGATGATGGCGTGCCGGTCGCCGCGGTCGAACGGATCCCCCTCGACGGGCGTGTCGAACGGAATCGGGAACGGCCCAGGATCGCTCTGGTCGCCGTACGCCTGATAGTCCACCGTCACCTTCGGCTCATCGCCCGGCACGACAATGTACGGAATGCCGATCTTCGAACCTTCCCAGGTGCCGGACCCGAAGTCGGGATGCAGATGCCCGTCCAGACCAATGAAGGCGAGGATCTGGTCAGAACTGGGATCGACCGGCGACTCATCCACCCGCTGATTCCACGGATCGGAATCGGGGAAGGGACGGAAGCCGTTCAAAGAAGCCCCCGGCCCGTACAGGCTCGACTCTTCGCTCTTCGGTGCAGCGGTTTCAGAGGACACAACGGAAACTGCACGCGACGTTTTCGCGGGAGCATCAACCGGAACCTGGTCGTACTTTGATTCGTACCAGACCGCCTGCGTTTCGGCGGGCGAACTCGCAGGATCCTCGCAGCCGCTGTTAAGCAGCGCGATCAGTCCAAGGCCTATTCCGGAGAGAAGCTGTTTCATCAGTCGTCCGCGATACGAAGTGGGGCGAGAGCGAGATGCGTCGATTCTAGGCCGCCGGGACACCGCGCGGGCAGGCGAAAAGGGCTCCCATGTCCAGTTCTGCCGGATATTCCACCTGATATGACGATTATGTCCATCGCAAGCCCGGACCAGTCGGATGAGGACACCGGACTGCCCGAAGTTTCCTCCTGCGTGACCTATCCATGTCGAGAAAACATGCCTATGATTTTCCAGAATCACGGCTCCCGCCGCTCTTCGGTTGAGTTCTCCCGAAGAGTTCATGGATCTGCCTGTTCGGCGCCCCGAAGCGGATGCCCGTGCGGATCGCCAAGTCCTCCAGTTGACGTGCTGCCACGACTATGCCATCACAGAAGTTAGACGATCTCAGAAACATCGGCATCATCGCTCACATCGATGCCGGGAAAACCACAACCACCGAGCGGGTCCTGTTCTACACCGGGGCTTCGCATCGGATGGGGAACGTCGACGACGGAACGACGACGACCGACTTCGATCCGGATGAAGCCAAGCGCGGCATCACGATTTACTCGGCGGCCATCACCTGCTTCTGGAAAGACAAGACGATCAACATCATCGACACGCCGGGGCACGTCGACTTCACCGCCGAAGTCGAACGTTCGCTGCGCGTCCTCGATGGAGCCGTGGTTATCTTCAGCGCCGTGGAAGGTGTGGAAGCTCAGAGCGAAACCGTCTGGCGACAGGCCGACCGGTACGATGTTCCCCGCGTCTGCTTCATCAACAAGATGGACCGGATCGGAGCCGACTACTACCGCACGCTGCAGCAGATGCGGGACCGACTGAAGGCTCGCCCGGTCCCGGTCACTATTCCCATCGGAGCCGGTCCCCCACATAACCCGGAGCCATTTCGCGGCGTGATCGATGTCCTGCGGATGAAGGCCATTTACTTCGATCCCGATTCCCGCGGTCAGAGCATCTCCGAAGGCGAGATTCCTGAGGATATGCAGGATCAGGCGGAACTCGGCCGCATGGAGCTGGTCGAAACAGCCGTCGAATTCGACGATGAGCTGATGGGCAGATATCTCGAAGGCGAGGAAATCTCCGTCGAGGAACTGCTCCCCGTCCTCCGTCAGGCCACTCTCGAACGCAAGATCCAGCTGACGTACGCCGGTTCATCGTTGAACTTCATCGGCGTCCAACCGGTCCTCGATGCCGTTTCGGAGTTCCTGCCCAGCCCGCTCGATCGTCCGCCCGTTTCCGGCGACAACCATCATCCGAAGAAGCCGGCCATTGAGACCCGCGCTCCGGATCCGAGCGAACCATTCTGTGGACTCGTCTTCAAAATCGTCGCCGAGCCTCACGCCGATCTGTATTTCGTTCGCGTCTACTCGGGCAAACTCAAGAGCGGCTCGCGGGTGCTCAACCCACGAACGGGCAAAAAGGAACTGATCAGCCAGATCTGGCATATTCAGGCGGACTCGAAAGAGAAGATTGAAACCGACGTCATTGGCCCGGGCGAAATCGCCGGCGTGGTCGGTCTCAAGGAAACGGCCACCGGAGACACGATCTGCGATACGCAGAATCCGATCGTCCTCGAGACGATTACGTTCCCCGAAACGGTGATCTCGATGGCCGTCGAACCGGAAACCAACGCCGACCGAAAGAAGCTGAACGAAGTTCTGCAACGGCTCGAAAAGCAGGACCCCACGTTCCGCTGTACGATCAACGAAGACACTGGTCAGCAGATCATCAGCGGTATGGGCGAACTGCACCTGGAAGTCATCAAGGATCGCATCCAGCGCGACTTCGGCCTCAACGCGAAAGTCCACAAACCACGCGTCAGTTACCGCGAAACGATCGCCAAGCGGAAATTTGGCCGCGGCGAGTTTCACCAGACGATGGCCAACGGGGCCCGCTATGCTCAGGTCGAGATTGAACTGACACCGATCGAGCCGGAGAAGCCGGTCTCCTATCTCAACAAGCTGAAACACGACGAACTCCCGGCCGATCTCCGCAAAGGACTGGACGAAACCGGAAAGCAGTTGCTGACTGGAGTCGGTTACTACGGTTACCAGCTGATGGGGCTGCAACTCGCCGTGACGAAAGTCGATTACCGCATCGGAGAAACCGACGAAGTCGCAATTAACGCGGCTCTCAACCGGGCGTTCGACGAAGCCATGGAGGCCGACAACGTGGTTCTCCTTGAGCCGATCATGGATCTCGAAGTGGTTTGTCCGGACGAATTCCTCGGCAACATTCAGGCCGACCTGCAGGTCCGACACGCCTCGATCACCGGACAGGAGCAACGGGGACACCTCTCAGCCATCGAAGCCGAGGTGCCTCTGGCGAACATGTTCGGCTACTCGACCCAGGTCCGCAGCCTCTCCCAGGGCCGAGCATCCTACTCGATGCAGCCACTCAAATACGCCGCCGCCCCGAAGGATGTCCTCGAAAAAATGTACGGCTAAGGACATCACACCCGTAGCGGCGGCATCCTGC
This genomic interval carries:
- the fusA gene encoding elongation factor G; its protein translation is MPSQKLDDLRNIGIIAHIDAGKTTTTERVLFYTGASHRMGNVDDGTTTTDFDPDEAKRGITIYSAAITCFWKDKTINIIDTPGHVDFTAEVERSLRVLDGAVVIFSAVEGVEAQSETVWRQADRYDVPRVCFINKMDRIGADYYRTLQQMRDRLKARPVPVTIPIGAGPPHNPEPFRGVIDVLRMKAIYFDPDSRGQSISEGEIPEDMQDQAELGRMELVETAVEFDDELMGRYLEGEEISVEELLPVLRQATLERKIQLTYAGSSLNFIGVQPVLDAVSEFLPSPLDRPPVSGDNHHPKKPAIETRAPDPSEPFCGLVFKIVAEPHADLYFVRVYSGKLKSGSRVLNPRTGKKELISQIWHIQADSKEKIETDVIGPGEIAGVVGLKETATGDTICDTQNPIVLETITFPETVISMAVEPETNADRKKLNEVLQRLEKQDPTFRCTINEDTGQQIISGMGELHLEVIKDRIQRDFGLNAKVHKPRVSYRETIAKRKFGRGEFHQTMANGARYAQVEIELTPIEPEKPVSYLNKLKHDELPADLRKGLDETGKQLLTGVGYYGYQLMGLQLAVTKVDYRIGETDEVAINAALNRAFDEAMEADNVVLLEPIMDLEVVCPDEFLGNIQADLQVRHASITGQEQRGHLSAIEAEVPLANMFGYSTQVRSLSQGRASYSMQPLKYAAAPKDVLEKMYG